One window from the genome of Nicotiana sylvestris chromosome 9, ASM39365v2, whole genome shotgun sequence encodes:
- the LOC138878684 gene encoding uncharacterized protein: MANMVGHVLESHKITFHEDELPPEGLGHNKALHITVQCEDYFITRILINGGSSLNIFPLVTLKKLGKGLHEIKDGAINVKAFNGSQRFTIGEISLYSQMGPTWFDVDFQVIDMLTSYNLLLGQPWIHAAGDVALTLHQAVKFEWNH; the protein is encoded by the coding sequence atggccaacatggtcggacaTGTgttggaaagtcacaaaatcactttccatgaggatgagctgccacctgaagggttgggacacaacaaagcactacacattactgtgcaatgcgaggactacttcATCACTAGGATCCTAATCAACGGGGGTTCTAGTCTCAATATTTTtccattggtaacactcaagaagttgggtaagggactacacgagataaaggatggagccatcaatgtgaaagctttcaaCGGTTCACAAAGGttcaccattggggagattagtctatattcgcaaatggggcctacttggttcgacgttgatttccaagtgatagacatgctgacatcttacaatctactattgggacaaccatggattcatgctgcaggGGATGTAGCATtaacactgcatcaggcggtaaagtttgaatggaatcactag